DNA from Nodularia sp. LEGE 06071:
GTAGTCCCTTACGGGTATTGGGAACCCATACTGATATCACTGAACGCAAGCAGATGGAAGAAGCTCTGCGAGAGAGTGAGGAACGCTATCGTTCTGTAATTACAACGATGGCAGAAGGGATTGTCTTACAGCAAGGCGATGGACGGATTACGGCCTGTAACGACAGCGCGGAAAGAATTTTAGGGTTAACAGCCGACCAAATGATGGGGCGAACTTCCATTGATCCGCGATGGAGCGCGATTCACGAAGATGGAACTTGTTTTCCTGGCGAAACCCATCCCGCCATTGTCACGTTACGCACAGGACAACCCCAATCTAATGTCGTCATGGGAATTTACACATCTGACGGCAGTCTCAAATGGGTTTCGATTAATTCTCAACCATTGTTCCAAGCAGATGAATTAACACCCTATGCAGTAGTCACATCATTTGTAGATATCACAATTCGCAAACAGGCTCAACAAGCATTACAACAGCAGATGGAACAAGAGCGAATGGTTGCGGCGATCGCACAACACATTCGCCAATCTTTGGATTTAGATCAAATCTTGAACACAACTGTTGCCGAAGTCAGACAAATTCTGCAAACTGATCGGGTCATTATCTACCGCTTTAACCTAGATTGGAGTGGTGTGATTATCACGGAGTCTGTAGGCGAAGGCTGGAAGAGAATCTTAAATATGAAAATTCTAGACAGTTACGTTGTAGAAATGCAGGGACAGTTAGATCAACAGTGTCTGCTGAAAGTCACTCCAGATATTTACAACGCCGGATTTGCTGATTGTCATCTAGAGTTATTGGAACAACTCCAGGTAAGAGCCAAGCTATTTGTACCGATTTTACAAGGCGATCGCCTCTGGGGTCTGTTAGTTGCTCATCATTGTAGCGCCCCTCGTGAATGGCAACCTTGGGAGAGCGAACTACTTCAACAACTAGCTACGCATTTGGCGATCGCTATTCAGCAATCAGAACTTTATCAACAATTGCAGCTAGCTAACCAGCAACTTGAAAATATGGCGATGGTCGATCAATTAACTCAAATCGCCAATCGCCGCAGTTTTGATAGCAAGCTTAATGATGTATGGCAAAATCTTTTACGAGAAAAAGGTTCAGTCTCACTACTTTTATGTGACATTGATTATTTTAAACAATTTAACGATACTTATGGTCATGCCGTCGGTGATGATTGTTTGCGCCTTGTCGCCCAAGCTTTGAAACAAACTGTCAAACGTTCTACGGATTTAGCCGCTCGTTATGGGGGAGAAGAATTTGTGGTAATTCTTAGCAAGACTAACACGGATGGCGCTATTCAAGTTGCCCAAGAAATTCATGCAGCTATCCAACAGCTAAATATTCCTCATGTTGCATCGGCGGTGAAGGAGTATGTCACCTTGAGTATCGGAATTGCCACGGTAATTCCTACACCTGATATGGTTCCTTTGGATCTGATTTCGGCAGCAGATCAAGCCCTTTACCAAGCCAAAGCACAGGGACGTAATCGTTCTTTTTTCAAACTATCATGAACATCCCCAAGTTCTTACGTCTTATTGACTTCGGCAAGCGATCGCATCCCATATAATGCCTGGTTAGGACTCTACTGCTAGGGTGAGTAAAAAGGGGCGCTCATGAAAAAGTCAAGGCTTTGCATGATTATATACCTCTTCATACTTTATAATGACGAAGACCATATTAAATACACCAAACTTGTCAAGTTAATTACCTGACAAAACTAAACAATGACACCTCAAAAAATTGACAGCAACTCACAAGTTTATTCAGATATATCAAATTCTTTAAATCGTATAGTAGAACCAAGTTTTGAATTTTACTCAATTTTTTCTCAAGAAGAACTTGTAGAGTTAATTCAGGCATTAGAACTTAGACGAGAATTTCCTTTAAAATATTCTTACAAAGGTAGAGGTGCAAACATATGGAATAATTTTTATCAAAAATATGTTGTTCCTAAATGGTATCAAACACCCAACGTAGAAACTGATTTATTAAAGAAAAACTTTGAATATATTAACGGCGATTATCAACATTGCCATAAAATCAACATTGTAGATGTAGGTTGTGGTAATTTCTATCCAGTAAAAAACTTCATTTCTCAACTTGATAAACTAGGTAAAATTAATAAATATATCGCCTTAGATATTAGTCAAGAACTCCTAACCCTATCCAAGGCAAATTTTATTAAATGGTTTCCCTCAATTAAATTTAATAGCTCTACCTTTGATATAGAAGCTAGCTCTATTCCCGCAGATATTTGGCAAAATTCCACTTCTCTTGAAAATAACGATATAGCCAATGTTTTTTTACATTTAGGTGTGACAATCGCAAATCATCAAGACAGAAATAGAGTTTTTCAAAACTTCAGAAATAGCATGAATAAAAATGATTTGCTTGTGTTTACTAACGAAATTGGTTCTAACTCTCAATGGGATGGACAAGTTCGGGGTGGCTGCAAGTATCATGTGGATGGAATATATACATGGATTAAAAACGAGATGAGAATAAGTTCTGAAGATTGCGAACTTGTAAGAAAGTATGATGTTAAAACTGATAGTATAACTGCCAAGATCAAATTTAATCAAAATTACACTCTAAATTTTAGCAAGTTAGGGATATATAAGCAGATTGAAATTTTAAAAGATGAAGAAATTACTATTTGGCGACATCACAAGTATGAGATGCCTGAACTTATCCAAGATTTAGAAAAAGCCGGATTACAACTTGTTCATGCTAGTCATAGTAAATATTTATCACCGATTATGGTTATTTGTAAAGTTGCTGATGCTTAGATTTTAAATCTATAGATAACAGCATAAAAATGTTTTTCTAAAATAAGAATTCAGATAGTAAGAGGATGTAATGATTTCGAGTCTAATCAGAATTTTACTGCCAGTTGCGACAACTATTTATCAAGCGATCGCATCTTGGCTGGAAGACCGACAACCACCGCCAGGTAAGCTGTTTGACATCGGTGGATATTCTCTACATCTCTACGTTGCTGGAAAAGGTAGTCCCACAATTGTTCTAGACCATAGCTTGGGAGGAATAGAGGGTTACTTGCTGATTGAAGAATTAGCGCAGCTAACGCAAGTATGCATTTATGACAGAGCCGGCTATGGGTGGAGTGACCACAGTCCACATCCCCGAACCAGCAATCAAATAGTCATGGAATTAGATAAACTCCTCACCCAAGCGGGAATTGAGCCGCCTTACATTTTAATAGGTAATTCATTTGGCAGTTATAACGTCAGATTGTATGCTCATCGGTTTCCTGAAAAGGTTCTGGGAATAATACTCACAGACGGTTTGCACGAAACAGGAATGCTGAAAATGACTTTTCAGTTACAGGCTTTGAAGTTCTTCTTTATCTCAGGTTTTGTGATGTCTATTCTCGGCTCAATCCTGGGAATTATTCGGCTACTGAGAATATGCGGCATATTTGAATTATTAAAGCCTGAATTACGTCAGTTTTCGGCACATTCTCTGGATTCAGTAAAACGTTCATTTTGTCGTTCTAAACACTGGATAACGATGATTCGAGAAATGTTAAATCTAAATCGCAGCGCACGTCAGGTTACTGTCGCGAACCAATTAGGAGCGATGCCTATTGTTAGCATCAAAGCCAATTCTTTTTTCAAGCCTTCCTTTTGGACTCTTTTTATTCCTTTGGGTGCTTCTAATCGATTACGGGATAAAATGCACATTGAGTTATGTAATTTATCTACAGATTGTCTGCAAATCCCAGCAGATCAGAGCGGTCATTTTGTGTGGGTAGACCAACCGGATGTAATTATCGATGCTGTCAAGCTGATTTTAAATAAAGTTGATTCTGCTCGATAAAACCATGAATACTGGCAAAAGCCCATTGTGGCGGTGATTCACAAAGCTGATATCGCACAGGATGGGAATAGATGTAATACACTAGTCAAATGAGGTGATTAACTCGGTTTAGTCTTTTGTCCACCTCAAGATATTTCACTATGAAGGTTCAATCAGTTCAGTTAAACTATTTCAAGAAATTTCGTGACAAAGTATTTGATTTTACTGATCCAGAAACCGGATTAGCACGAGATATCATAGTGCTGATAGGAATGAATGGTGCAGGAAAGACTAGTCTCTTGCAAGCAATTGCGGCGACATTGGGAGTAGCAACTGGGCGATTAGAAAATCTGTCAGGCTTAGAATGGTCAGGGTATAACTACGAGTTGTTGGGAAACAATTGGGGAGGATTTCAACCAGAAGTGACTGTACAAGTACAGTTTTCCTCCCAAGAGCTGCAAGCAGTTCGTGAATTCCACCAGAAATTGCAAGATATGGGACGGAACTTACCCATTTCTCCGGCTGAAAATGATATTATTTCCCTGAAATGGAATGGTGAGCGTGTCCAAGCAAGAACAGATGCAGAGTTCTTTCAATTTAAAGGACGAGAATATGCTAAACAACTACTGCGTTCAGAAGGGTTTAAAGTATTTGAGCGAGTTGGAACTATTTTGTGGTACACAGAGCAGAGAACCTCAACCAGTTTAACCACCGAAGATTATAATCACAGACTTGAAATTACTGATGATATTTTACGCGATCGCCTGTCAAAGTTGCGACAATTCCATCTGGATGTTCAACCAGGAGGAAGAATTAGAGAGTTGCGTCCTGGTCAAAAAGATTTGTATGGTGAAATTGAGCAAGCCTATAAAATAGTATTTCCAGAACGTAGTTTTGAAGGTCCTGTTCCGCGAGAAAAGGTAATTGATATTTTCAGCGAACCTTGGTTCTATCTCTACGATGGCAAAAATCAATACGAAATTTCTGAAATGTCTGGGGGTGAGCG
Protein-coding regions in this window:
- a CDS encoding diguanylate cyclase domain-containing protein, translating into MLLNDLSGTEIDLPHILHQIRMLVIKMHQSVELSAILNIVVSTIGKILESDRAIIYRFLPDGDGVVAAESVSPEFTQILGQLIYDPCFNAKWVEQYREGRINVIEDINAKPLDPCYKNLLTKLQVRANLVVPIFINSQNIDRQVWGLLITQQCSGPRQWSSLEIQFLQLVATELGIALQPLPQFHQNFKNSAVPPKQKLRLTKRTLHKNYKKILARDITQQQTFLEERQRAEDQLRWQEALLRSMTDTSLLAFFVVDNRTDEILYLNHRFCEIWGIEHLEARMRLGGMKNNDIIPDCITLIADVSAFAQSCKPLQSEENRCTIEDEIVFIDGRIIRRFSSQIRDSQDQYFGRLYIFEDITPRKQIAAALKASEERWQYALEGNGDGVWDWNVETQEVFFSRRWKGMLGFAEHEIGNTLSEWDQRVHSDDKAQVYEEIEKYFRGETQQYVSEHRVKCKDGTYKWVLDRGKIFSRRDDSSPLRVLGTHTDITERKQMEEALRESEERYRSVITTMAEGIVLQQGDGRITACNDSAERILGLTADQMMGRTSIDPRWSAIHEDGTCFPGETHPAIVTLRTGQPQSNVVMGIYTSDGSLKWVSINSQPLFQADELTPYAVVTSFVDITIRKQAQQALQQQMEQERMVAAIAQHIRQSLDLDQILNTTVAEVRQILQTDRVIIYRFNLDWSGVIITESVGEGWKRILNMKILDSYVVEMQGQLDQQCLLKVTPDIYNAGFADCHLELLEQLQVRAKLFVPILQGDRLWGLLVAHHCSAPREWQPWESELLQQLATHLAIAIQQSELYQQLQLANQQLENMAMVDQLTQIANRRSFDSKLNDVWQNLLREKGSVSLLLCDIDYFKQFNDTYGHAVGDDCLRLVAQALKQTVKRSTDLAARYGGEEFVVILSKTNTDGAIQVAQEIHAAIQQLNIPHVASAVKEYVTLSIGIATVIPTPDMVPLDLISAADQALYQAKAQGRNRSFFKLS
- a CDS encoding L-histidine N(alpha)-methyltransferase — its product is MTPQKIDSNSQVYSDISNSLNRIVEPSFEFYSIFSQEELVELIQALELRREFPLKYSYKGRGANIWNNFYQKYVVPKWYQTPNVETDLLKKNFEYINGDYQHCHKINIVDVGCGNFYPVKNFISQLDKLGKINKYIALDISQELLTLSKANFIKWFPSIKFNSSTFDIEASSIPADIWQNSTSLENNDIANVFLHLGVTIANHQDRNRVFQNFRNSMNKNDLLVFTNEIGSNSQWDGQVRGGCKYHVDGIYTWIKNEMRISSEDCELVRKYDVKTDSITAKIKFNQNYTLNFSKLGIYKQIEILKDEEITIWRHHKYEMPELIQDLEKAGLQLVHASHSKYLSPIMVICKVADA
- a CDS encoding alpha/beta fold hydrolase; protein product: MISSLIRILLPVATTIYQAIASWLEDRQPPPGKLFDIGGYSLHLYVAGKGSPTIVLDHSLGGIEGYLLIEELAQLTQVCIYDRAGYGWSDHSPHPRTSNQIVMELDKLLTQAGIEPPYILIGNSFGSYNVRLYAHRFPEKVLGIILTDGLHETGMLKMTFQLQALKFFFISGFVMSILGSILGIIRLLRICGIFELLKPELRQFSAHSLDSVKRSFCRSKHWITMIREMLNLNRSARQVTVANQLGAMPIVSIKANSFFKPSFWTLFIPLGASNRLRDKMHIELCNLSTDCLQIPADQSGHFVWVDQPDVIIDAVKLILNKVDSAR
- a CDS encoding AAA family ATPase; protein product: MKVQSVQLNYFKKFRDKVFDFTDPETGLARDIIVLIGMNGAGKTSLLQAIAATLGVATGRLENLSGLEWSGYNYELLGNNWGGFQPEVTVQVQFSSQELQAVREFHQKLQDMGRNLPISPAENDIISLKWNGERVQARTDAEFFQFKGREYAKQLLRSEGFKVFERVGTILWYTEQRTSTSLTTEDYNHRLEITDDILRDRLSKLRQFHLDVQPGGRIRELRPGQKDLYGEIEQAYKIVFPERSFEGPVPREKVIDIFSEPWFYLYDGKNQYEISEMSGGERAVFPMLIDFASWNIHNSVILIDEIELHLHPPMQQALLRALPDGATNKAENKTV